Proteins from a single region of Hermetia illucens chromosome 3, iHerIll2.2.curated.20191125, whole genome shotgun sequence:
- the LOC119652167 gene encoding trypsin eta-like, translating to MTHQNYNNVVKILLVLLSLIVWSTETPDAVPALAVKRLHRGLEADTRRYNFVAAILLYLQKGWAFHCGASIVGPRKVVTAAHCVFDSEMVLPPPKMVAVVAGDKSWTGAGAKAVIGRVAAIYSHENYRSPHSEPDLALLILKEDLPIDNETIGIVELALDIPKDGEQCVALGWGLNEKFHISSTLMAAVFEIQPIEACILFYGVPSPNFVCGMSTGKSSVCTGDSGGPLICNNQLAGIIDSSAINCSASKPSLFTGLKDYVPWIKRERTSSANKEKYYFHQVCLCLITIMI from the coding sequence ATGACCCACCAAAATTACAATAATGTTGTGAAAATTTTACTTGTTCTGCTTTCTCTCATCGTTTGGTCAACTGAAACTCCAGATGCTGTTCCAGCTCTTGCAGTGAAGCGGCTTCATCGGGGCTTGGAAGCGGACACTCGTCGCTATAATTTCGTCGCCGCTATTTTACTTTACTTACAAAAAGGATGGGCTTTTCATTGTGGTGCATCCATAGTTGGACCCCGAAAAGTGGTAACTGCAGCACATTGTGTCTTCGATAGTGAAATGGTTCTTCCGCCCCCCAAAATGGTAGCCGTAGTGGCCGGGGACAAGAGCTGGACAGGAGCTGGAGCGAAAGCTGTTATTGGACGTGTGGCGGCAATCTACTCACATGAAAATTACAGATCACCACATTCGGAACCTGATCTGGCACTGTTGATTCTGAAGGAAGACTTGCCTATTGACAACGAGACTATTGGGATAGTTGAGTTGGCACTTGATATACCGAAGGACGGCGAGCAATGCGTTGCCCTAGGTTGGGGATTGAATGAAAAGTTTCACATATCGTCGACACTAATGGCAGCTGTTTTCGAGATTCAACCTATCGAAGCTTGCATTCTGTTTTACGGAGTGCCTTCCCCGAACTTTGTGTGTGGCATGAGCACCGGCAAGAGTTCTGTTTGCACCGGGGACTCTGGTGGTCCATTAATTTGCAATAATCAATTAGCTGGGATTATCGATTCTAGTGCTATAAACTGTAGCGCGTCCAAGCCAAGTCTTTTTACTGGCTTAAAAGACTACGTTCCTTGGATCAAAAGGGAACGAACTTCTTcagcaaataaagaaaaatattattttcatcaAGTGTGCTTATGCCTTATTACTATTATGATATGA